A window of the Diceros bicornis minor isolate mBicDic1 chromosome 12, mDicBic1.mat.cur, whole genome shotgun sequence genome harbors these coding sequences:
- the ODC1 gene encoding ornithine decarboxylase, producing MNNFSNEESDYHFLDEGFTAKDILDQKINEVSSSDDKDAFYVADLGDILKKHLRWLKALPRVTPFYAVKCNDSRTVVKTLAAIGTGFDCASKTEIQLVQSLGVPPERIIYANPCKQVSQIKYAANNGVQMMTFDSEVELMKVARAHPKAKLVLRIATDDSKAVCRLSVKFGATLKTSRLLLERAKELNIDVVGVSFHVGSGCSDPETFVQAISDARCVFDMGAEVGFNMYLLDIGGGFPGSEDVKLKFEEITSVINPALDKYFPSDSGVRIIAEPGRYYVASAFTLAVNIIAKKLVLKEQTGSDDEDESSEQTFMYYVNDGVYGSFNCILYDHAHVKPLLQKRPKPDEKYYSSSIWGPTCDGLDRIVERCNLPEMHVGDWMLFENMGAYTVAAASTFNGFQRPTIYYVMSGPTWQLMKQIQSHDFPPEVEEQDVSTLPVSCAWESGMKRHPASCASASINV from the exons ATGAACAACTTTAGTAATGAAGAGTCTGACTACCATTTTCTTGATGAAGGCTTTACTGCCAAGGACATTCTGGACCAAAAAATTAAtgaagtttcttcttct GATGATAAGGATGCCTTCTATGTTGCGGACCTGGGAGACATTCTAAAGAAACATCTGAGATGGTTAAAAGCTCTTCCTCGGGTCACCCCTTTCTATGCAGTCAAATGCAATGATAGCAGAACCGTCGTGAAGACCCTAGCTGCCATTGGGACAGGATTTGACTGTGCCAGCAAG ACTGAAATACAACTGGTGCAGAGTCTCGGGGTACCTCCAGAGAGGATTATCTATGCAAATCCTTGTAAACAAGTGTCCCAGATTAAGTACGCTGCCAATAATGGCGTCCAAATGATGACTTTTGATAGTGAAGTCGAGTTGATGAAGGTGGCCAGGGCACATCCAAAGGCAAA GTTGGTTTTGCGGATTGCCACTGATGATTCCAAAGCAGTCTGTCGCCTCAGTGTTAAATTTGGTGCCACACTCAAAACCAGCAGGCTTCTTTTGGAACGGGCGAAAGAGCTAAATATTGATGTCGTTGGTGTCAG CTTCCACGTGGGAAGTGGCTGTAGTGACCCAGAGACCTTCGTGCAGGCCATCTCTGATGCCCGCTGTGTCTTTGACATGGGG GCTGAGGTTGGTTTCAACATGTATTTGCTTGATATTGGTGGTGGCTTTCCTGGATCTGAGGATGTAAAGCTTAAATTTGAAGAG ATCACCAGTGTAATCAACCCAGCTCTGGACAAGTATTTTCCGTCAGACTCGGGAGTGAGAATCATAGCTGAGCCAGGCAGATATTACGTGGCGTCAGCTTTCACACTCGCAGTTAATATCATTGCGAAAAAGCTCGTATTAAAGGAACAGACAGGATCTGATG ATGAAGATGAGTCGAGTGAACAAACCTTTATGTATTATGTGAATGATGGAGTATATGGATCGTTTAATTGCATCCTTTATGATCATGCGCACGTGAAGCCTCTTCTGCAGAAG AGACCCAAACCGGATGAGAAGTATTATTCCTCCAGCATATGGGGGCCGACGTGTGATGGCCTCGACCGCATTGTTGAGCGCTGTAACTTGCCCGAGATGCATGTGGGCGATTGGATGCTCTTTGAAAACATGGGTGCTTACACTGTTGCTGCTGCTTCTACTTTCAACGGGTTCCAGAGGCCAACTATCTACTATGTGATGTCAGGGCCAACATG GCAACTGATGAAGCAAATCCAGAGCCACGACTTCCCACCTGAAGTAGAGGAGCAGGATGTCAGTACTCTGCCTGTGTCTTGTGCCTGGGAGAGTGGGATGAAACGGCACCCAGCATCCTGTGCTTCAGCCAGCATTAATGTGTAG